From the Physeter macrocephalus isolate SW-GA unplaced genomic scaffold, ASM283717v5 random_948, whole genome shotgun sequence genome, one window contains:
- the CC2D1B gene encoding coiled-coil and C2 domain-containing protein 1B isoform X1, translated as MPGPRPRKGPQASDQGVAAAKQSPQTAKEPLSSWRLALGLGSTLCLVCVSSQLGLFMEFSPEDMLLGMEETEDDGDLEAELLALTGEVGTTGKKPAPKGQAPLPMAHIEKLAADCMRDVEEEEEEGLEEDADLLNELQEVLGADEEAGPLDGDETASPGGSEEKEQENIEPPVQTALLTAPVPAAQAGGPQGLQAVLEDRIHNYREAVASAKETGEAAKARRCERGLKTLESQLAAVRKGRKISEDEIPPPVALGKRPLAPQETTNRSPEAEPPAPHSVEPDNPSQPETSLLGSPSISGPPDSDADPRALLLARQREYKVAALNAKRAGDLDRARELMRIGKRFGAVLEALEKGQPVDLSAMPPAPEDLKPLPQASKASTAPSDVHPAVERVQPVMASDIPATPVAPTEPQTVLDALQQRLNKYREAGAQARGSGDERKARMHERIAKQYQDAIRAHRAGRKVDFAELPVPPGFPPIPGWGPTMGTEEDVVAATLAAAQKLASSEDTAPAEEDEDEDKDEPPAQAPVAKKPAQPLVPSSRPRPEPKASSSKESLSPAVREQVALLQARRLQYQRAALQAKRGQDLEQAKAHLRVAKSLEAQIIQVRAGRPVDLAKVPSPLTDEEGDFILIHHEDLRLSQKAEEVYAQLQKMLLEQHEKCVLFSKQFMHQGNVAETTRFEKLAQDRKKQLEILHLAQAQGLDPPSHHFELKTFQTVRIFAELNSTEMHLIVVRGMNLPAPPGVTPDDLDAFVRFEFHYPNSDQAQKNKTAVVKNTNSPEFDQLFKLNINRNHRGFRRVIQSKGIKFEIFHKGSFFRSDKLVGTAHLKLERLENECEIREIVEVLDGRKPTGGKLEVKVRLREPLSGQDVQMVTENWLVLEPRGL; from the exons ATGCCAGGGCCAAGACCTCGGAAGGGCCCTCAGGCCAGTGACCAGGGTGTGGCAGCTGCCAAGCAG TCCCCACAGACAGCGAAGGAGCCGCTGAGCTCCTGGAGGCTGGCTCTGGGGCTGGGCTCCACCCTCTGCCTCGTGTGTGTCTCCTCTCAGCTTGGGCTGTTTATGGAGTTCAGCCCTGAGGACATGCTGCTGGGGATGGAGGAGACTGAAGATGATGGGGACCTGGAGGCTGAGCTGCTGGCCCTCACTGGGGAAGTGGGGACCACAGGCAAGAAGCCAGCACCCAAGGGGCAGG cccccctgCCTATGGCCCACATCGAGAAGTTGGCGGCGGACTGTATGCGggatgtggaggaggaggaggaggaagggctggaggAGGATGCAGACTTGCTG AATGAGCTGCAGGAGGTCCTGGGTGCAGATGAGGAGGCTGGGCCCTTGGATGGCGATGAGACAGCCAGCCCAGGTGGCTCTGAGGAGAAGGAACAGGAAAACATTGAACCTCCAGTGCAGACAGCTCTCCTAACAGCTCCAGTTCCAGCGGCTCAG GCTGGAGGGCCTCAGGGGCTGCAGGCTGTGCTGGAGGATCGGATCCACAACTACCGGGAGGCGGTGGCCAGTGCCAAGGAGACAGGTGAAGCAGCCAAAGCCAGGCGCTGTGAGCGCGGCCTGAAG ACTCTGGAGTCCCAGCTGGCTGCTGTGAGGAAAGGCAGGAAGATCAGTGAGGATGAGATCCCACCTCCAGTGGCCTTGGGCAAGAGGCCCCTGGCCCCTCAGGAAACAACCAACAGGAGCCCTGAAGCAGAACCCCCAGCTCCCCACTCCGTGGAGCCAG ACAACCCCTCCCAGCCtgagacaagcctcttgggcagCCCCAGTATTTCTGGCCCCCCTGATTCAGACGCAGACCCACGGGCCTTGCTGTTGGCCCGACAGAGAGAGTACAAAGTGGCTGCCCTGAATGCCAAGCGGGCTGGAGACCTAGATCGTGCCCGAGAGCTCATGAGGATTGGGAAG AGATTTGGGGCCGTCCTGGAGGCCCTGGAGAAGGGGCAGCCTGTGGACCTGAGTGCCATGCCCCCAGCACCTGAGG ACTTGAAGCCCCTCCCACAGGCTTCCAAGGCCTCCACAGCACCCTCAGATGTACACCCAGCAGTGGAGCGAGTGCAGCCAGTGATGGCCTCTGACATCCCGGCCACCCCAG TGGCCCCTACTGAGCCACAGACAGTGCTAGACGCCCTGCAGCAGAGGCTGAACAAGTACCGTGAGGCAGGCGCCCAGGCTCGGGGCAGCGGGGATGAGCGCAAGGCCCGGATGCACGAGCGCATTGCCAAG CAATATCAAGATGCCATTCGAGCCCACCGAGCAGGACGGAAAGTTGACTTTGCTGAGTTGCCTGTTCCTCCAG GATTCCCCCCTATACCTGGCTGGGGGCCCACTATGGGTACTGAGGAGGATGTGGTGGCAGCTACTTTAGCAGCTGCCCAGAAACTGGCCTCCTCAGAGGATACAGCCCCCGCAGAGGAAGATGAGGACGAGGACAAG GAtgagcccccagcccaggccccagtGGCTAAGAAGCCAGCACAGCCTCTGGTCCCTTCATCCCGGCCCCGGCCTGAGCCCAAAGCCTCGAGTTCTAAGGAGTCACTGAGTCCAGCTG TGCGAGAGCAGGTGGCCCTGCTGCAGGCACGGAGACTGCAGTACCAGCGGGCAGCCCTGCAGGCCAAGCGTGGCCAAGACCTGGAGCAGGCCAAAGCCCATCTGCGGGTGGCCAAATCCCTTGAGGCTCAGATCATCCAGGTGCGAGCTGGCCGACCTGTGGACCTCGCCAAG GTGCCTTCACCCTTAACGGATGAGGAGGGTGACTTCATCCTGATCCACCATGAGGACCTGCGACTCTCTCAGAAGGCTGAGGAGGTGTATGCCCAGCTACAAAAAATGCTTCTGGAGCAACATGAG AAGTGTGTGCTGTTCTCCAAGCAGTTTATGCACCAGGGCAATGTGGCCGAGACTACCCG GTTTGAGAAGCTTGCTCAAGACCGCAAGAAGCAGCTTGAGATCCTGCACctggcccaggcccagggcctTGACCCTCCCAGCCACCACTTTGAGTTGAAGACATTCCAAACTGTGAG GATCTTCGCAGAACTCAACAGCACAGAAATGCATCTGATTGTTGTCCGGGGAATGAacctcccagcccctccag GGGTGACCCCTGATGACTTGGATGCTTTTGTGCGGTTTGAGTTCCACTATCCTAATTCG GACCAggctcaaaaaaacaaaacagctgtgGTGAAAAACACAAACTCTCCAG AATTTGATCAGCTCTTCAAACTAAACATCAACCGAAACCACCGGGGCTTCAGGAGGGTGATTCAAAGCAAAGGAATCAAGTTTGAAATCTTCCACAAAGG ATCCTTCTTCAGAAGTGACAAGCTGGTCGGCACAGCCCACCTGAAACTGGAGCGTCTGGAGAATGAGTGTGAGATCAGAGAGATTGTGGAG GTCCTGGACGGAAGGAAGCCCACTGGGGGCAAGCTGGAGGTGAAGGTGAGGCTGCGGGAGCCTCTGAGTGGCCAGGACGTGCAGATGGTCACTGAGAACTGGCTGGTCCTGGAGCCCAGGGGCCTGTGA
- the CC2D1B gene encoding coiled-coil and C2 domain-containing protein 1B isoform X2 has product MPGPRPRKGPQASDQGVAAAKQLGLFMEFSPEDMLLGMEETEDDGDLEAELLALTGEVGTTGKKPAPKGQAPLPMAHIEKLAADCMRDVEEEEEEGLEEDADLLNELQEVLGADEEAGPLDGDETASPGGSEEKEQENIEPPVQTALLTAPVPAAQAGGPQGLQAVLEDRIHNYREAVASAKETGEAAKARRCERGLKTLESQLAAVRKGRKISEDEIPPPVALGKRPLAPQETTNRSPEAEPPAPHSVEPDNPSQPETSLLGSPSISGPPDSDADPRALLLARQREYKVAALNAKRAGDLDRARELMRIGKRFGAVLEALEKGQPVDLSAMPPAPEDLKPLPQASKASTAPSDVHPAVERVQPVMASDIPATPVAPTEPQTVLDALQQRLNKYREAGAQARGSGDERKARMHERIAKQYQDAIRAHRAGRKVDFAELPVPPGFPPIPGWGPTMGTEEDVVAATLAAAQKLASSEDTAPAEEDEDEDKDEPPAQAPVAKKPAQPLVPSSRPRPEPKASSSKESLSPAVREQVALLQARRLQYQRAALQAKRGQDLEQAKAHLRVAKSLEAQIIQVRAGRPVDLAKVPSPLTDEEGDFILIHHEDLRLSQKAEEVYAQLQKMLLEQHEKCVLFSKQFMHQGNVAETTRFEKLAQDRKKQLEILHLAQAQGLDPPSHHFELKTFQTVRIFAELNSTEMHLIVVRGMNLPAPPGVTPDDLDAFVRFEFHYPNSDQAQKNKTAVVKNTNSPEFDQLFKLNINRNHRGFRRVIQSKGIKFEIFHKGSFFRSDKLVGTAHLKLERLENECEIREIVEVLDGRKPTGGKLEVKVRLREPLSGQDVQMVTENWLVLEPRGL; this is encoded by the exons ATGCCAGGGCCAAGACCTCGGAAGGGCCCTCAGGCCAGTGACCAGGGTGTGGCAGCTGCCAAGCAG CTTGGGCTGTTTATGGAGTTCAGCCCTGAGGACATGCTGCTGGGGATGGAGGAGACTGAAGATGATGGGGACCTGGAGGCTGAGCTGCTGGCCCTCACTGGGGAAGTGGGGACCACAGGCAAGAAGCCAGCACCCAAGGGGCAGG cccccctgCCTATGGCCCACATCGAGAAGTTGGCGGCGGACTGTATGCGggatgtggaggaggaggaggaggaagggctggaggAGGATGCAGACTTGCTG AATGAGCTGCAGGAGGTCCTGGGTGCAGATGAGGAGGCTGGGCCCTTGGATGGCGATGAGACAGCCAGCCCAGGTGGCTCTGAGGAGAAGGAACAGGAAAACATTGAACCTCCAGTGCAGACAGCTCTCCTAACAGCTCCAGTTCCAGCGGCTCAG GCTGGAGGGCCTCAGGGGCTGCAGGCTGTGCTGGAGGATCGGATCCACAACTACCGGGAGGCGGTGGCCAGTGCCAAGGAGACAGGTGAAGCAGCCAAAGCCAGGCGCTGTGAGCGCGGCCTGAAG ACTCTGGAGTCCCAGCTGGCTGCTGTGAGGAAAGGCAGGAAGATCAGTGAGGATGAGATCCCACCTCCAGTGGCCTTGGGCAAGAGGCCCCTGGCCCCTCAGGAAACAACCAACAGGAGCCCTGAAGCAGAACCCCCAGCTCCCCACTCCGTGGAGCCAG ACAACCCCTCCCAGCCtgagacaagcctcttgggcagCCCCAGTATTTCTGGCCCCCCTGATTCAGACGCAGACCCACGGGCCTTGCTGTTGGCCCGACAGAGAGAGTACAAAGTGGCTGCCCTGAATGCCAAGCGGGCTGGAGACCTAGATCGTGCCCGAGAGCTCATGAGGATTGGGAAG AGATTTGGGGCCGTCCTGGAGGCCCTGGAGAAGGGGCAGCCTGTGGACCTGAGTGCCATGCCCCCAGCACCTGAGG ACTTGAAGCCCCTCCCACAGGCTTCCAAGGCCTCCACAGCACCCTCAGATGTACACCCAGCAGTGGAGCGAGTGCAGCCAGTGATGGCCTCTGACATCCCGGCCACCCCAG TGGCCCCTACTGAGCCACAGACAGTGCTAGACGCCCTGCAGCAGAGGCTGAACAAGTACCGTGAGGCAGGCGCCCAGGCTCGGGGCAGCGGGGATGAGCGCAAGGCCCGGATGCACGAGCGCATTGCCAAG CAATATCAAGATGCCATTCGAGCCCACCGAGCAGGACGGAAAGTTGACTTTGCTGAGTTGCCTGTTCCTCCAG GATTCCCCCCTATACCTGGCTGGGGGCCCACTATGGGTACTGAGGAGGATGTGGTGGCAGCTACTTTAGCAGCTGCCCAGAAACTGGCCTCCTCAGAGGATACAGCCCCCGCAGAGGAAGATGAGGACGAGGACAAG GAtgagcccccagcccaggccccagtGGCTAAGAAGCCAGCACAGCCTCTGGTCCCTTCATCCCGGCCCCGGCCTGAGCCCAAAGCCTCGAGTTCTAAGGAGTCACTGAGTCCAGCTG TGCGAGAGCAGGTGGCCCTGCTGCAGGCACGGAGACTGCAGTACCAGCGGGCAGCCCTGCAGGCCAAGCGTGGCCAAGACCTGGAGCAGGCCAAAGCCCATCTGCGGGTGGCCAAATCCCTTGAGGCTCAGATCATCCAGGTGCGAGCTGGCCGACCTGTGGACCTCGCCAAG GTGCCTTCACCCTTAACGGATGAGGAGGGTGACTTCATCCTGATCCACCATGAGGACCTGCGACTCTCTCAGAAGGCTGAGGAGGTGTATGCCCAGCTACAAAAAATGCTTCTGGAGCAACATGAG AAGTGTGTGCTGTTCTCCAAGCAGTTTATGCACCAGGGCAATGTGGCCGAGACTACCCG GTTTGAGAAGCTTGCTCAAGACCGCAAGAAGCAGCTTGAGATCCTGCACctggcccaggcccagggcctTGACCCTCCCAGCCACCACTTTGAGTTGAAGACATTCCAAACTGTGAG GATCTTCGCAGAACTCAACAGCACAGAAATGCATCTGATTGTTGTCCGGGGAATGAacctcccagcccctccag GGGTGACCCCTGATGACTTGGATGCTTTTGTGCGGTTTGAGTTCCACTATCCTAATTCG GACCAggctcaaaaaaacaaaacagctgtgGTGAAAAACACAAACTCTCCAG AATTTGATCAGCTCTTCAAACTAAACATCAACCGAAACCACCGGGGCTTCAGGAGGGTGATTCAAAGCAAAGGAATCAAGTTTGAAATCTTCCACAAAGG ATCCTTCTTCAGAAGTGACAAGCTGGTCGGCACAGCCCACCTGAAACTGGAGCGTCTGGAGAATGAGTGTGAGATCAGAGAGATTGTGGAG GTCCTGGACGGAAGGAAGCCCACTGGGGGCAAGCTGGAGGTGAAGGTGAGGCTGCGGGAGCCTCTGAGTGGCCAGGACGTGCAGATGGTCACTGAGAACTGGCTGGTCCTGGAGCCCAGGGGCCTGTGA